In the Flagellimonas sp. MMG031 genome, one interval contains:
- a CDS encoding alpha/beta fold hydrolase: MPQLNSDYTPPLLFKNGHFATIYSGIIRSVNGVVQKRERIMLSDGDFLDLDWSDSVTQTQKLVILLHGLEGDAQRPYITGSAKILNQNGYDTCAVNYRGCSGEPNVKYRSYHSGATEDLIEVLNHILNTKNYSEIYLKGFSLGGNLLLKYLGEGNDVPKEIKGAVAVSVPCNLHDSCKQLLSIKNIMYAIKFKGNLLDKLRQKQHMFPNKISDNDIKSIKTLKDFDDIYTSQAHGFEDALDYYKKSSSLQFLPHIQVPSLIINAKDDSFLGPECYPVKETDRNTKLFLEMPSYGGHVGFWGKNNITYTEKRALAFFDSI, translated from the coding sequence ATGCCACAGCTGAATTCCGATTATACACCACCCCTACTTTTTAAAAATGGGCATTTCGCCACGATTTATTCGGGCATTATCCGTTCGGTAAACGGGGTGGTCCAAAAAAGGGAACGGATTATGCTCTCAGATGGTGATTTTCTGGATTTGGACTGGAGCGATTCGGTAACTCAGACGCAAAAGTTAGTCATATTGCTTCACGGGCTGGAAGGGGATGCCCAGCGCCCCTACATTACTGGAAGTGCCAAAATACTGAACCAAAATGGTTACGATACCTGTGCCGTGAACTATCGGGGATGCAGTGGTGAGCCCAATGTAAAGTATCGCTCCTATCATTCAGGTGCCACAGAGGATTTAATTGAAGTTCTCAACCATATTCTCAATACCAAGAATTATTCGGAAATCTACTTGAAAGGATTCAGCTTGGGCGGAAACCTATTGCTCAAATATTTGGGTGAGGGCAACGATGTCCCAAAGGAAATCAAAGGGGCCGTGGCCGTCTCCGTACCCTGTAATCTTCATGATTCCTGCAAACAGTTGCTCAGCATCAAAAACATAATGTACGCGATTAAATTTAAGGGCAACCTGTTGGACAAACTACGTCAAAAACAGCACATGTTCCCTAATAAAATAAGTGACAACGACATCAAAAGCATAAAGACCCTAAAGGATTTTGACGATATCTACACCAGTCAGGCACACGGCTTTGAAGATGCCCTGGACTACTACAAAAAATCGAGCTCCCTGCAATTTTTACCCCATATCCAAGTGCCGAGCCTCATCATCAATGCCAAGGATGATTCTTTTTTGGGTCCTGAGTGTTATCCCGTAAAGGAAACCGATAGAAATACCAAATTGTTTCTAGAAATGCCCAGCTATGGCGGACATGTGGGTTTTTGGGGCAAGAACAACATCACCTATACCGAAAAAAGGGCACTGGCTTTTTTTGACTCCATTTGA